In Cytobacillus oceanisediminis, the following proteins share a genomic window:
- a CDS encoding thiolase family protein, translated as MRNAVIIDGVRTAIGRMGGTLKDIEVDFLSERVMRKALERSRLDGSEVDEVVWGHAKQSSDVPNLARLAALRSGLPVEVPGYTVHRQCGSGLQAINNAAQQIQCGLSDIVLAGGGESMSTAPYYLRKARYGYGAGNAEIVDPNTESQPRAQPIEVYGNLTMGLTAENLAEKYNISREEQDEFALESQQKATAAIQQGKFKDEIIPYEVKLKKEKIVFDTDEHPRLTSLEKLASLKPVFKQGGTVTAGNASGRNDGAAALVMMAEDEAIRKGLRPRLRVAAQAAAGVSPEIMGIGPVPAVMKALKLAGLTLEDIDLIELNEAFAAQALAVVKELNIDRSKLNVNGGAIALGHPIGGTGAILTVKIMNELERRGGRYGLITACIGGGQGIATIVENLRV; from the coding sequence ATGAGAAACGCAGTTATAATTGATGGTGTTCGAACTGCCATAGGACGAATGGGCGGTACACTGAAGGATATAGAGGTTGATTTTCTTTCAGAAAGAGTAATGAGAAAAGCGCTTGAAAGAAGCCGACTGGATGGTTCAGAAGTGGATGAAGTGGTTTGGGGCCATGCGAAACAAAGTTCAGATGTCCCCAATTTAGCCAGGCTGGCAGCTTTAAGATCCGGACTTCCTGTCGAGGTGCCGGGATATACCGTTCACCGCCAGTGCGGGTCAGGATTGCAGGCGATCAATAACGCAGCACAGCAGATTCAGTGCGGATTATCTGACATTGTGCTTGCTGGCGGCGGGGAAAGCATGAGTACTGCTCCATATTATTTAAGAAAAGCAAGATATGGATATGGTGCAGGAAATGCAGAAATCGTAGACCCGAATACAGAAAGCCAGCCAAGGGCTCAGCCGATTGAAGTATACGGTAACCTGACAATGGGACTGACAGCTGAGAACCTCGCTGAAAAATATAATATCAGCAGAGAAGAACAGGATGAATTTGCCCTTGAAAGTCAGCAAAAGGCTACAGCCGCTATTCAGCAAGGGAAGTTTAAAGACGAAATTATTCCATATGAAGTGAAATTAAAAAAAGAAAAGATTGTATTTGATACGGATGAGCATCCCCGCTTAACGAGTCTTGAAAAGCTTGCTTCTTTAAAGCCTGTGTTTAAGCAAGGCGGCACTGTTACGGCAGGAAATGCGAGCGGACGCAATGATGGAGCTGCAGCATTGGTGATGATGGCCGAGGACGAAGCAATAAGAAAAGGCCTTAGACCGCGTTTGAGGGTTGCTGCACAAGCGGCTGCCGGAGTCTCACCGGAAATAATGGGGATTGGGCCAGTGCCAGCTGTTATGAAGGCGCTTAAGCTTGCAGGGCTGACTCTTGAGGACATAGACCTAATAGAGCTGAATGAAGCCTTTGCTGCTCAAGCACTGGCTGTTGTCAAGGAACTCAATATAGACAGAAGTAAATTAAATGTAAATGGCGGTGCTATTGCTTTAGGACATCCTATTGGAGGAACAGGAGCCATTTTGACTGTCAAAATCATGAATGAGCTCGAAAGAAGAGGCGGCCGCTATGGTTTAATCACTGCTTGTATTGGCGGAGGTCAAGGAATTGCCACGATTGTTGAAAATTTACGAGTTTAA
- a CDS encoding acyl-CoA dehydrogenase family protein yields MDFTFSEDIQLLKKAVGDYVQGEVERVAMEIEENDEIPSHIVESSKEMGLFGLSIPEEYGGLGLNWVGKCAIYEELGKTHNGYTTLIGAHTGIGTAGIVELGTKEQKEKYLPKMASGEWIGAFALTEPSAGSNASNLKTKAEKKGNKYILNGSKHYITNAVCGNVFTVMAVTDPSKGAKGITSFIVEKDFPGFIVGAVERKMGLRGSHSAELFFENCEVPAENVLGEEGRGYVNALKILANGRAGLAARNLGSCEKLLELSMSYAMQREQFGKPIFEQQAVQHMLSDMALEIEVLRSMTYRVAWMADQGKRVVKEAAMAKLYGSEVYNRVADLAVQIHGGIGYMKDYPIERFYRDARITKIYEGTSQIQKNIIASELDREFHKKLPVNSR; encoded by the coding sequence ATGGATTTTACATTTTCAGAGGACATCCAGCTTCTAAAAAAGGCAGTTGGAGACTATGTACAAGGAGAAGTAGAGCGGGTAGCGATGGAAATTGAGGAGAATGACGAAATTCCAAGTCATATTGTTGAAAGTTCCAAGGAAATGGGGCTATTTGGATTAAGTATTCCTGAGGAATATGGCGGATTAGGGCTAAACTGGGTTGGGAAATGCGCCATTTATGAAGAACTGGGTAAAACCCATAATGGATACACAACGTTAATCGGCGCCCATACAGGCATCGGGACGGCGGGAATTGTCGAGCTGGGGACAAAAGAACAAAAGGAAAAATATCTTCCTAAAATGGCAAGCGGCGAATGGATTGGCGCATTTGCGCTAACTGAGCCGAGTGCAGGTTCAAATGCGTCGAATTTGAAGACGAAGGCAGAAAAAAAGGGAAATAAATATATATTAAATGGTTCTAAACATTATATTACCAATGCGGTCTGCGGAAATGTTTTTACCGTGATGGCTGTCACCGATCCGAGCAAAGGGGCAAAAGGAATCACTTCATTTATTGTGGAAAAAGACTTTCCCGGATTTATTGTTGGTGCAGTGGAGCGGAAGATGGGCCTTCGCGGTTCCCATTCAGCTGAACTGTTCTTTGAAAATTGCGAGGTGCCTGCAGAAAATGTTCTTGGAGAAGAAGGCAGAGGATATGTGAACGCACTTAAAATTCTCGCAAATGGCAGAGCTGGGCTTGCAGCAAGAAATCTGGGCTCATGTGAAAAGCTGCTTGAACTCAGCATGAGCTATGCCATGCAGCGAGAACAGTTCGGCAAACCGATTTTTGAACAGCAAGCTGTTCAGCATATGCTTTCTGATATGGCATTGGAAATTGAAGTGCTCCGTTCCATGACTTATCGGGTCGCCTGGATGGCTGACCAGGGAAAGCGGGTTGTCAAAGAGGCAGCCATGGCAAAGCTATATGGATCTGAGGTATATAATCGCGTGGCCGATTTAGCTGTTCAAATACACGGCGGCATCGGATATATGAAGGATTATCCAATTGAACGTTTTTACCGGGACGCGAGAATCACGAAAATTTATGAAGGCACAAGCCAAATTCAAAAAAATATTATTGCCAGCGAACTGGACCGGGAGTTTCATAAAAAATTGCCTGTGAACAGTCGATAA
- a CDS encoding enoyl-CoA hydratase/isomerase family protein has protein sequence MDFNNILVREEEGIGFIIINRPELRNALNIDTLLEIETAMDVLRDDKSIRVIIFTGAGEKSFAAGADISQLNKRTMIEALKPNMTATYRKIEDYEKPTIAAINGFALGGGLELALSCDIRVASLNAKLGLPEVGLGIMPGAGGTQRLSRIIGRGKAMELILTGDVITAAEAERLNLISKAVPQEALMDTAKEYARRISLKGPLALRMAKAAVNRGADMEMETALYLEKLAQTILIGSEDKLEGTQAFLEKRTPQFKGK, from the coding sequence ATGGATTTTAATAATATTTTGGTTCGTGAAGAAGAAGGTATTGGTTTTATTATTATTAATCGTCCTGAATTGAGGAATGCCTTAAATATTGATACCCTGCTGGAAATAGAAACAGCTATGGATGTGTTGAGAGACGATAAAAGCATCCGCGTCATCATTTTTACGGGTGCTGGTGAAAAATCTTTTGCAGCTGGTGCAGACATAAGCCAGTTAAACAAAAGGACCATGATTGAGGCTCTAAAGCCTAATATGACAGCAACTTACCGGAAAATTGAGGACTATGAAAAGCCGACCATTGCAGCAATAAATGGTTTTGCTCTGGGAGGCGGATTGGAGCTTGCGCTTTCCTGTGATATCCGTGTAGCTTCTTTAAATGCTAAGCTGGGGCTGCCCGAGGTAGGATTAGGGATTATGCCAGGTGCTGGCGGTACGCAGCGACTTTCCAGAATTATTGGAAGAGGCAAAGCTATGGAACTGATCTTAACTGGTGATGTCATCACTGCAGCAGAAGCCGAAAGGTTGAATTTGATCAGCAAAGCCGTTCCGCAAGAGGCACTGATGGATACGGCAAAGGAATATGCCAGAAGAATAAGTTTAAAAGGGCCTCTCGCATTAAGAATGGCGAAGGCAGCCGTTAATCGCGGGGCAGACATGGAAATGGAAACTGCGCTTTATTTGGAAAAGCTTGCCCAGACCATATTAATCGGATCGGAAGATAAACTGGAAGGAACACAAGCCTTTTTGGAGAAAAGAACACCGCAATTTAAAGGTAAATAA
- a CDS encoding 3-oxoacid CoA-transferase subunit B, whose translation MLSVAGKKLDTDKVRIAKRIAMELPEGSVVNLGVGIPTLIQNYLKPESKVYLQSENGLLGMGPTPPKEEIDMDLISASKHPISLGIGASIFSSSDSFVMIRGGHIDVAVLGALQVSGSGEIANWAVPGQDILGVGGAMDLVASAKKIIVAITHVTKDHLPKIVNTLTYPTSGIRKAEMIVTEKAVFKVNNGELYLEELSENSTIDEIRRMTDADFIISENLKKMPV comes from the coding sequence ATGTTGAGTGTTGCAGGCAAGAAACTGGATACAGATAAAGTGAGGATTGCAAAAAGAATTGCCATGGAGCTCCCGGAAGGCTCTGTTGTTAATCTCGGGGTAGGAATCCCCACCTTAATACAGAACTATTTAAAGCCTGAAAGCAAGGTGTATCTGCAATCAGAAAACGGGTTACTGGGAATGGGGCCTACTCCGCCTAAGGAAGAAATCGATATGGACCTGATCAGTGCCAGCAAACACCCGATCTCATTGGGAATAGGCGCCTCTATCTTCTCAAGTTCTGACTCTTTTGTCATGATTCGCGGCGGGCATATTGATGTTGCAGTTTTAGGTGCACTCCAAGTGAGCGGATCGGGAGAAATAGCGAACTGGGCAGTCCCGGGTCAGGATATTCTGGGAGTTGGCGGTGCCATGGATTTAGTGGCGAGTGCAAAAAAAATTATTGTCGCTATTACCCATGTAACCAAAGATCATCTTCCGAAAATTGTTAATACCCTAACTTATCCAACCAGCGGTATTCGTAAAGCGGAAATGATTGTGACAGAAAAAGCTGTATTCAAAGTTAACAATGGAGAGCTGTATCTCGAGGAATTATCTGAAAACAGCACTATTGATGAAATAAGAAGAATGACAGATGCAGACTTCATCATATCAGAAAATCTAAAGAAAATGCCTGTTTAA
- a CDS encoding CoA transferase subunit A, protein MNNTKNCEKLVTAEEAVQFIQRGDSVLVGGFGLCGTPFTLIDTITETDHARELTIISNNLGEAGKGLGKLLISKHVKKAVGSYFTSNRDAVRAWKNGELEIELIPQGTLAEAIRAGGAGIAGFYTKTAVGTKLAEGKEERTFDGERYIFIRGLKANAALIKAEKADTLGNLIYSKTARNFNPMMATAGKLVIAEVDEIVEAGTLDPEKIVTPHSFVDMVVLNDRYEKIGGEYVECCRQETGYR, encoded by the coding sequence ATGAACAACACTAAAAACTGTGAAAAACTTGTCACAGCCGAAGAAGCCGTTCAGTTTATTCAGCGGGGAGACAGTGTATTAGTAGGCGGTTTCGGTCTTTGCGGAACTCCGTTTACGCTGATAGACACAATTACCGAAACAGATCATGCCCGTGAATTAACGATCATCAGCAATAACTTAGGAGAAGCAGGAAAAGGCTTAGGAAAACTATTAATCTCTAAGCATGTTAAAAAAGCAGTCGGGTCTTATTTTACATCGAATCGCGATGCTGTAAGGGCTTGGAAAAACGGCGAGCTGGAGATTGAACTCATTCCTCAGGGTACTCTTGCTGAAGCAATTCGTGCAGGCGGGGCGGGTATTGCCGGCTTTTATACTAAAACGGCTGTTGGAACCAAGCTGGCAGAGGGGAAAGAAGAACGCACCTTTGATGGGGAAAGATATATATTCATAAGAGGTTTAAAAGCAAATGCTGCTCTTATTAAAGCTGAAAAAGCGGATACACTTGGAAACCTCATTTATTCAAAAACAGCCCGGAATTTCAACCCGATGATGGCAACGGCTGGCAAACTGGTTATTGCCGAAGTGGATGAGATAGTCGAAGCAGGTACGCTGGATCCTGAAAAGATAGTTACCCCGCATTCCTTTGTTGATATGGTCGTGCTGAATGATCGCTATGAAAAGATAGGGGGGGAGTATGTTGAGTGTTGCAGGCAAGAAACTGGATACAGATAA
- a CDS encoding 3-hydroxyacyl-CoA dehydrogenase, translated as METLTVVGSGVMGRGIAYAAALGGFHVLLQDVSEENLDKAKNYIETEMRKSAEKGYLNHDQVTAALSSLEFTTDLKSAAENADVVIEAVFEMMELKIDIFKQLDQYCPERTILATNTSTMSPTEIAAQTSRPEKCIAMHFFNPVHKMKLIEIIRGLQTSDETVEKAREIGRKLNKETVEVNEFPGFVTSRMNCLIGNEAMNLLMEGVASSEDIDKAMKLGLNHPMGPLALADLVGLDTRLRNMEYLHKTLGEKYRPCPLLIKYVKAGRLGRKTGRGFYEYEV; from the coding sequence ATGGAAACTTTAACAGTTGTCGGTTCCGGTGTTATGGGCAGAGGAATCGCTTATGCAGCAGCACTTGGAGGCTTTCACGTCTTATTACAAGACGTGAGCGAAGAGAATCTGGATAAGGCAAAAAATTATATTGAAACAGAAATGAGAAAAAGTGCTGAAAAAGGCTACTTGAACCATGATCAGGTAACAGCTGCTCTCAGCAGCTTAGAATTTACAACAGATTTAAAATCGGCTGCTGAAAATGCAGATGTAGTTATAGAAGCTGTTTTCGAAATGATGGAGTTAAAGATCGATATTTTTAAACAGCTTGATCAATATTGTCCGGAACGTACGATTCTCGCAACCAACACTTCCACCATGAGCCCCACAGAAATTGCCGCACAAACATCCAGACCGGAAAAATGTATTGCCATGCACTTTTTTAACCCTGTTCACAAAATGAAGCTTATTGAAATTATTAGAGGTCTGCAGACATCGGATGAGACCGTAGAAAAAGCAAGAGAAATAGGCAGGAAGCTTAACAAGGAGACAGTCGAGGTAAACGAGTTTCCTGGATTTGTTACCAGCCGGATGAACTGTCTGATCGGCAATGAGGCTATGAATCTTCTGATGGAGGGTGTAGCCTCTTCAGAGGATATTGATAAAGCTATGAAGCTTGGCCTGAATCATCCCATGGGTCCCTTGGCACTGGCAGATTTGGTTGGATTGGATACGAGACTGAGAAACATGGAGTATTTGCATAAGACATTAGGTGAAAAATATCGTCCATGTCCGCTCCTGATTAAATATGTTAAAGCCGGAAGACTCGGGCGCAAAACAGGACGAGGATTTTACGAATATGAAGTCTAG
- a CDS encoding aldehyde dehydrogenase family protein — protein MKKILNFINGEWCEASTGKVAPVLNPATGEVLAEVTQSAKEDVDRAVAAAKTAQKSWRLVPAPERAEILYQVAFLLKERKEDLAQILTSEMGKVIDEGRGEVQEAIDMAYYMAGEGRRMFGDTVPSELRNKFAMSVRVPVGVAGLITPWNFPIAIASWKSLPALVTGNALVWKPATETPILAAEFVKIYEEAGLPKGLINLVHGSGSVVGNAMVEHPDIDLISFTGSNEVGRDINGKAGALLKRTSLEMGGKNAITVLEDADLDLAVEGILWGAFGTSGQRCTATSRVLVHNDVKEELEGKLLDRIGELKLGNGLDETVKVGPVINRSSLERIDEYVKIGQEEGAKLLAGGKIADDDGLKEGNFYLPTIFTDVKPNMRIAMEEIFGPVVSIIPIQSMEEAIEINNMVEFGLSSAIYTQNVNQAFEAMRDLDTGIVYVNAGTTGAEIHLPFGGTKGTGNGHRDSGVASLDVYTEWKSIYVDYSGKLQRAQIDNY, from the coding sequence ATGAAGAAAATATTAAATTTTATTAATGGTGAATGGTGTGAAGCGTCAACTGGGAAAGTTGCTCCTGTGTTAAATCCAGCAACAGGTGAAGTTCTTGCTGAAGTAACACAGTCAGCAAAAGAAGATGTTGATAGAGCTGTTGCAGCAGCGAAAACCGCGCAGAAATCCTGGCGATTGGTGCCAGCCCCTGAGCGTGCTGAAATTCTCTATCAGGTTGCTTTTTTATTGAAAGAAAGAAAAGAAGACTTGGCCCAAATACTTACAAGTGAAATGGGAAAAGTGATTGACGAAGGACGAGGAGAAGTACAGGAAGCCATTGATATGGCGTACTACATGGCAGGAGAAGGACGCAGAATGTTTGGAGATACAGTTCCGTCCGAGCTTCGCAATAAATTTGCCATGAGTGTCAGGGTTCCTGTTGGAGTGGCAGGATTGATCACTCCTTGGAATTTCCCGATTGCAATTGCTTCATGGAAGTCGCTTCCTGCTCTTGTAACAGGAAATGCTCTAGTATGGAAGCCGGCAACTGAAACTCCAATCCTTGCAGCTGAATTTGTGAAAATTTATGAAGAGGCAGGTCTTCCAAAAGGCTTAATTAACCTTGTGCATGGGTCGGGAAGTGTTGTTGGAAATGCAATGGTTGAACATCCGGACATCGATTTAATTTCTTTTACAGGATCGAATGAAGTCGGCAGAGATATTAATGGAAAAGCAGGAGCTTTATTAAAGCGAACTTCTCTTGAAATGGGCGGGAAGAATGCCATCACCGTGCTGGAGGATGCAGATCTTGATCTTGCTGTAGAAGGAATTCTTTGGGGGGCTTTTGGTACCAGCGGCCAAAGATGTACCGCTACAAGCCGTGTCCTTGTGCACAACGACGTAAAAGAAGAACTTGAAGGAAAGCTGCTGGATCGCATTGGAGAACTGAAGCTTGGCAATGGGCTGGATGAAACAGTTAAAGTTGGACCGGTCATAAATCGTTCTTCCCTTGAAAGAATTGACGAGTATGTAAAAATAGGCCAGGAAGAGGGAGCAAAGCTGCTTGCAGGCGGAAAAATTGCTGATGATGATGGTCTGAAAGAAGGCAACTTCTACCTGCCGACTATTTTTACAGATGTAAAGCCAAATATGAGAATCGCCATGGAAGAAATCTTTGGGCCAGTTGTTTCCATTATTCCCATTCAAAGTATGGAAGAAGCCATTGAAATTAATAACATGGTAGAATTCGGTCTTTCTAGCGCTATTTATACACAAAATGTCAATCAGGCTTTTGAAGCTATGAGAGATTTGGATACTGGTATTGTTTACGTGAATGCAGGAACTACCGGAGCAGAAATTCACCTGCCATTCGGAGGAACGAAAGGAACGGGCAATGGCCATCGAGATTCTGGGGTAGCATCACTGGATGTTTATACGGAATGGAAATCGATTTACGTGGATTACAGCGGTAAGCTGCAGAGAGCGCAGATAGATAACTATTAA
- a CDS encoding LL-diaminopimelate aminotransferase — MNFSSDRVGQIPPYLFAEINKKKEAMKRAGIDIIDLGIGDPDLPTPNHIIEKFVQESQDPANLKYPSFVGCMEFKQAVADFYWRQYQVRVDPETEVLALIGSKEGIAHLVPTLVDPGEYVLIPDPSYPVYRMATLLANGRYHNMPMSIENNFKPDLNAIPDEILKQARLMFLNYPGNPTSATVDIEFFEEAVEFAHNHQIPIAHDSAYNMVTFDSYKAPSILQAQGAKNIAVEFGSLSKTYNMTGFRIGYVVGNKNIIKALSVYKSNTDTGQLTSIQKAAAFALNSEQTCIAKHNAIYKERMNAMLDGLSQIGIEVDPPKGSFFIWAPVPKGYTSAEFVSSVMEQTGVILTPGNAFGPSGEGYFRVSLSVPNDRLYEAVNRIKEKLKIVIG; from the coding sequence TTGAACTTTTCATCAGATAGAGTAGGGCAAATACCTCCCTATTTATTCGCAGAGATTAATAAAAAGAAAGAAGCTATGAAAAGAGCGGGTATCGATATCATTGATTTGGGAATAGGAGATCCGGATTTACCAACTCCCAATCATATTATTGAGAAATTTGTACAAGAGTCACAGGATCCCGCCAATTTAAAGTATCCCAGTTTTGTAGGATGTATGGAGTTCAAGCAGGCGGTAGCTGATTTTTATTGGAGGCAGTATCAGGTAAGGGTGGATCCTGAAACAGAAGTTCTCGCCTTAATCGGATCCAAAGAGGGGATAGCCCATCTGGTTCCAACTCTTGTGGATCCCGGTGAATATGTGCTTATCCCGGATCCAAGTTATCCCGTTTACCGAATGGCCACACTGCTGGCAAATGGACGCTATCATAACATGCCAATGTCCATAGAAAATAATTTCAAGCCAGATCTAAATGCCATACCTGATGAAATTTTGAAGCAGGCAAGGCTAATGTTTTTGAATTATCCGGGGAACCCGACCTCAGCTACAGTGGATATTGAATTCTTTGAGGAAGCGGTTGAATTTGCGCATAATCATCAAATTCCGATTGCGCATGATTCTGCCTATAATATGGTCACTTTCGATTCCTACAAAGCACCTAGCATTCTTCAGGCGCAAGGAGCAAAAAATATCGCTGTAGAGTTTGGCTCCTTATCTAAAACCTATAACATGACAGGATTTAGAATAGGCTATGTGGTTGGAAACAAAAACATAATTAAAGCGCTTTCCGTGTATAAAAGCAATACGGATACAGGTCAGCTAACTTCCATCCAAAAGGCAGCAGCCTTTGCTTTAAACAGTGAACAAACGTGTATTGCAAAGCATAACGCTATCTATAAAGAGCGGATGAATGCGATGCTCGACGGTCTGAGCCAGATTGGGATTGAAGTTGATCCGCCAAAAGGAAGTTTTTTCATATGGGCTCCAGTGCCTAAGGGATATACTTCTGCCGAATTTGTTTCCAGCGTCATGGAACAGACGGGTGTCATTCTTACTCCTGGCAATGCTTTCGGGCCTTCAGGAGAAGGATATTTCCGAGTCTCTCTGTCTGTGCCCAATGATCGATTATATGAAGCAGTTAATCGAATTAAAGAGAAATTGAAAATTGTAATAGGATAA
- a CDS encoding ATP-binding cassette domain-containing protein produces MKQEFIEIFNARVNNLKNIDLQIPKGKITIFTGVSGSGKSSIVFDTIAQEAGRQLNETYSSFQRLFLPKYSRPEADEINNLSTAVVVDQKRLGGNARSTLGTATDINPLLRLLFSRFAEPHIGYSNAYSFNDPSGMCPKCEGIGRIITLNLDAALDKEKSLNEGAILLPGFGPGTWQWKAYAESGFFDIDKKIIDYTEEEFNKLVYAEPQKVTVSYMNNDMNATYEGLAVKFMRQHVKRDKETSKAGEKLLKNFSTMTDCPSCGGKRYHEMVLSSTIKGYSIYDLTSMQLDQLIKTLPKITSTEAKPIVDGIMERLENLCDIGLGYMDLTRETPTLSGGESQRVKMVKYLSSNLTGLMYIFDEPSTGLHPRDVYRLNELLVRLRDRGNTVLVVEHDPDVIQLADHIVDVGPRAGTHGGEIMYTGSYQDFLSSDTLTANYLNRSAEINANPRPVSEFMESRKSSLHNLKNVSLSVPKGIFTVITGVAGSGKSTLVNEVFAKDFPEAIRIDQSPVHANIRSNPATFTGIMNSIRKSFSDANGVESGLFSYNSTGGCPSCGGTGTVEINLSFMDTMEVECSECHGSRFRQDVLQYLYKGKNIVEIMEMSVADAVEFFDAKDIQRKLKALETVGLGYLSLGQPLTTLSGGECQRLKLAKELNTKGNIYILDEPTTGLHMSDVANILEIINKLVEKGNTVIVIEHNLDVIRKSDWIVDLGPDGGAGGGEILYEGAPAGILECERSVTAQHL; encoded by the coding sequence GTGAAGCAGGAATTCATCGAAATTTTCAATGCCAGAGTAAACAACCTGAAGAATATTGATCTGCAGATTCCAAAAGGAAAGATCACGATATTTACAGGTGTCTCCGGTTCCGGCAAATCATCCATCGTCTTTGATACGATTGCCCAGGAGGCAGGCCGGCAGTTAAATGAGACGTACAGCAGTTTTCAGCGGCTTTTTCTTCCGAAATATAGCCGTCCGGAAGCAGATGAAATCAACAATCTTTCTACTGCCGTTGTCGTCGATCAAAAACGGCTCGGCGGAAATGCCCGATCCACACTTGGAACCGCTACAGATATTAATCCTCTTCTTCGCCTGTTATTCTCCCGGTTTGCAGAACCTCATATAGGGTACAGCAACGCATATTCATTTAATGATCCCAGCGGCATGTGCCCGAAATGTGAAGGGATTGGGAGAATTATTACGCTGAACCTTGATGCTGCCCTTGATAAGGAAAAAAGCTTAAATGAAGGAGCTATTCTGCTTCCGGGTTTTGGACCTGGAACATGGCAATGGAAAGCGTATGCGGAATCTGGATTCTTCGATATTGATAAGAAAATTATTGATTATACAGAAGAAGAATTTAATAAGCTTGTCTATGCAGAGCCGCAAAAAGTAACAGTCAGTTATATGAATAATGATATGAATGCAACCTATGAAGGCCTGGCAGTCAAATTTATGCGGCAGCATGTGAAGAGGGACAAAGAGACTTCAAAAGCTGGCGAGAAGCTGCTGAAGAACTTCAGTACCATGACTGATTGCCCTTCCTGCGGAGGAAAACGTTACCACGAAATGGTGCTTTCATCCACAATCAAAGGCTATTCCATATATGACCTGACTTCCATGCAATTGGATCAGCTAATTAAAACTCTTCCAAAGATTACATCAACTGAAGCTAAGCCAATCGTTGACGGGATAATGGAACGATTGGAAAACCTTTGTGATATTGGACTGGGGTATATGGATCTGACAAGGGAAACACCAACACTATCGGGCGGTGAATCTCAAAGGGTGAAAATGGTAAAATATTTATCCAGTAACTTAACCGGCTTAATGTACATATTTGATGAACCTAGCACCGGCCTGCATCCGCGGGATGTCTACCGGTTAAATGAATTGCTGGTTCGGCTGCGGGACAGGGGCAATACCGTTTTAGTTGTCGAGCATGATCCGGACGTCATCCAATTAGCCGACCATATCGTTGATGTTGGGCCTCGTGCCGGGACACATGGAGGAGAGATCATGTATACCGGCAGTTACCAGGATTTCTTATCTTCTGACACATTAACTGCCAATTATTTAAACCGCAGTGCAGAGATTAACGCAAATCCCAGACCGGTTTCCGAATTTATGGAAAGCAGGAAAAGCAGCCTCCACAATTTGAAGAATGTGAGTCTTTCAGTTCCAAAAGGGATTTTTACTGTTATTACAGGAGTAGCGGGTTCCGGGAAAAGCACACTTGTGAATGAAGTGTTTGCAAAAGATTTTCCGGAGGCAATCCGTATTGATCAAAGCCCGGTCCACGCCAACATACGATCCAATCCGGCAACTTTCACTGGCATTATGAATTCGATTCGCAAGTCTTTTTCAGATGCCAATGGGGTGGAGAGCGGATTATTCAGCTATAATTCGACCGGGGGTTGTCCTTCATGCGGAGGCACTGGGACGGTTGAAATCAATTTATCTTTTATGGATACAATGGAAGTCGAATGCAGCGAATGTCATGGAAGTCGTTTTAGGCAGGACGTGCTCCAATACTTATATAAGGGCAAAAATATCGTTGAAATCATGGAGATGTCTGTAGCGGACGCTGTGGAGTTCTTTGATGCAAAAGATATTCAGAGAAAACTCAAAGCTCTGGAAACTGTCGGTCTTGGCTATTTGTCATTGGGACAGCCGCTGACTACTTTGTCAGGAGGCGAATGTCAAAGGCTAAAGCTTGCAAAGGAACTGAATACTAAAGGAAACATTTATATACTTGATGAACCAACTACGGGATTGCATATGTCCGATGTCGCTAATATTCTGGAAATCATTAATAAATTGGTGGAAAAGGGCAATACGGTTATAGTCATTGAACATAATCTGGATGTTATCCGAAAAAGTGATTGGATCGTTGATTTAGGTCCGGATGGAGGTGCTGGAGGCGGAGAAATCCTGTATGAAGGAGCGCCGGCAGGAATTTTGGAATGTGAGCGTTCGGTTACTGCACAGCATCTGTAA
- a CDS encoding FbpB family small basic protein: MKKKTFHKLVEENMKNILKDKEQLEEIYRRIDENILMETEKTRVTQ, encoded by the coding sequence ATGAAAAAGAAAACATTTCATAAACTCGTAGAAGAAAACATGAAAAATATCCTAAAAGATAAAGAACAATTGGAAGAAATATATCGGAGGATTGATGAAAATATTTTGATGGAGACAGAAAAAACAAGAGTAACTCAATAG